The proteins below come from a single Amphiura filiformis chromosome 15, Afil_fr2py, whole genome shotgun sequence genomic window:
- the LOC140170939 gene encoding uncharacterized protein, whose amino-acid sequence MRDVLEDFGGGVTIGGQRITNLRYADDTTLVCSSKEELMDLLKAIKSASEQRELILNTKKTKVMIVDAGRNDTDANFSLEGDFIEEVESFEFLGSIINTKSDCTQEIKRRLAIARA is encoded by the coding sequence ATGAGAGATGTTTTGGAAGACTTTGGAGGAGGTGTTACCATAGGTGGTCAGCGGATCACAAATCTCAGATATGCAGACGACACAACCCTGGTTTGCAGTAGCAAAGAGGAACTGATGGATCTATTGAAAGCAATAAAATCGGCAAGTGAACAGAGGGAACTGAtcttgaacacaaagaagacgaaAGTCATGATTGTAGACGCAGGGCGAAATGACACAGATGCAAACTTTTCCCTAGAGGGTGATTTCATTGAAGAGGTGGAAAGCTTTGAATTTCTGGGTTCCATCATTAACACCAAAAGTGACTGCACCCAGGAGATAAAACGAAGATTGGCAATAGCTCGAGCGTAG